A portion of the Luxibacter massiliensis genome contains these proteins:
- the rimO gene encoding 30S ribosomal protein S12 methylthiotransferase RimO — MRILFISLGCDKNLVDTEVMLGMLASRGYQMTDDENEADIIVVNTCCFIHDAKEESIQNILEMAEYKKGGRLKALIVTGCLAQRYRQEVLEEIPEVDAVLGTASYDKILETIDQVLGGGTAVTMADVDILPQVETKRLVTTGGHFAYLKIAEGCDKHCTYCIIPKIRGSFRSVPMETLLDEARYLAEGGVKELILVAQETTLYGRDLYGRKMLPELLRELCKIEGIRWIRILYCYPEEITDELIKVMKEEKKICHYVDLPIQHANDEILKRMGRRTTKQELKDIIFKLRREIPDICIRTTLITGFPGETSRQHEELLEFVEEMEFDRLGVFTYSPEEDTPAASMPGQVEEEIKEERQAELMELQQEIAFGQAERMTGREVLVMIEGKIADENAYVGRTYRDAPNVDGLIFVNTEEELMSGDFARVQVSGAVDYDLIGGIVS, encoded by the coding sequence ATGAGAATACTATTTATATCCCTTGGGTGTGACAAGAATTTAGTTGACACAGAGGTTATGCTGGGAATGCTTGCATCCAGGGGGTATCAGATGACAGATGATGAGAATGAGGCCGATATTATTGTGGTGAATACCTGCTGCTTTATACATGATGCAAAGGAGGAGAGTATCCAAAACATACTGGAAATGGCCGAATATAAAAAGGGAGGGCGGCTTAAGGCCCTCATCGTGACAGGGTGCCTGGCCCAGAGATACCGTCAGGAGGTTTTAGAGGAGATCCCCGAGGTTGATGCCGTCCTGGGGACAGCATCCTACGATAAGATTCTGGAGACTATTGACCAGGTCCTGGGAGGGGGCACGGCAGTTACAATGGCAGACGTCGACATACTTCCTCAGGTGGAGACTAAGAGGCTGGTAACTACTGGAGGGCATTTTGCCTACCTGAAAATAGCAGAGGGCTGCGATAAACATTGTACGTACTGTATTATCCCCAAAATCCGGGGGAGTTTCCGGAGCGTTCCCATGGAAACGCTTCTTGACGAGGCCCGGTACCTGGCAGAAGGAGGAGTTAAGGAGCTGATATTGGTGGCTCAGGAAACTACCCTTTATGGCAGGGATTTATATGGAAGAAAGATGCTGCCCGAACTTTTAAGAGAACTCTGTAAGATAGAGGGTATCCGTTGGATCCGGATCCTATACTGTTATCCCGAGGAGATTACGGATGAGCTGATAAAAGTAATGAAAGAGGAAAAGAAAATATGCCATTATGTGGACCTGCCTATTCAGCACGCGAATGATGAAATCCTGAAACGGATGGGGCGCAGGACTACAAAGCAGGAACTGAAGGATATTATTTTTAAGCTGCGCCGGGAGATACCCGATATATGTATACGGACTACCCTTATAACTGGTTTCCCAGGGGAGACATCCAGACAACATGAGGAATTGTTGGAATTTGTAGAAGAAATGGAATTTGACCGCCTCGGGGTGTTTACGTATTCCCCTGAGGAAGATACGCCGGCTGCTTCAATGCCAGGCCAGGTGGAGGAAGAGATAAAGGAAGAAAGGCAGGCTGAACTGATGGAGCTTCAGCAGGAAATCGCCTTTGGCCAGGCCGAACGTATGACAGGGCGGGAAGTTCTGGTCATGATAGAAGGGAAAATAGCCGATGAAAATGCTTATGTGGGCAGGACCTACCGGGATGCCCCA